Proteins from a genomic interval of Heteronotia binoei isolate CCM8104 ecotype False Entrance Well chromosome 5, APGP_CSIRO_Hbin_v1, whole genome shotgun sequence:
- the LOC132571288 gene encoding zinc finger and SCAN domain-containing protein 12-like, with protein MDELLSLKTVVVPDGRSKTPHVLQSGSLRKFSKRTPAQQKVKQEPSEGLLQCWEAQWQQFLKEVESPHSGWGIPPLPEEPTPWDDTKAFLTSFEQVAKACRWPRGEWVARLLPALSGPAEWAFSGLDVRDKGDYGKVKVAILRGDALSREKQRQHFRRFCYQEADGPRGAHSRLQELCCRWLKVERCTKEQILELLILEQFLSILPFEIQSLVRECGPDTCSQAVALAEEFLRRQQETERWKRQELIPSEEGEKRFPEVETAPLDPSHSQPRREAKQERESESSLLDYSQVNNEQERPRQVETAWTCQRRAPESGFPEHEPGTIPQNQHRPKIEPGNRTRNRPVVPISSTPNKKTVNETMLPPMQNSSGALVEGVRQNSALSKGESAPGQDKLYNKCSICGKTFSKSSHLHFHQRTHDVEKPYKCTQCGSSFHSRQGLIYHQRSHAGEKPYKCSFCGKTFSQSSHLLVHKRSHTGEKPFKCLSCGKCFSRNSLLTVHERTHTGEKPYKCSQCGSRFHSGSGLINHKRIHAGVKPYKCPACGRDFIRKAHLIRHQSIHSDGKAST; from the exons ATGGATGAACTGCTAAGCCTCAAAACAGTGGTTGTGCCAGACGGACGAAGCAAAACACCTCACGTCCTCCAATCTGGGAGCCTCAGGAAATTCTCCAAAAGGACACCAGCACAGCAAAAGGTGAAACAAGAACCCAGCGAAGGCCTACTCCAGTGTTGGGAGGCTCAGTGGCAGCAGTTCCTGAAGGAAGTGGAGTCTCCTCACTCAGGATGGGGAATCCCGCCGCTGCCAGAGGAGCCCACGCCCTGGGATGACACCAAAGCTTTCTTGACCTCTTTTGAGCAAGTGGCCAAAGCCTGCCGGTGGCCCAGGGGAGAGTGGGTGGCCCGACTCCTGCCAGCTCTCAGTGGGCCGGCTGAGTGGGCCTTCAGTGGCTTGGACGTGAGGGACAAGGGTGACTATGGGAAGGTGAAGGTGGCCATCTTGCGAGGGGATGCCCTCAGCCGGGAGAAGCAACGCCAGCACTTCCGGCGCTTCTGCTACCAGGAGGCCGATGGACCAAGAGGGGCTCACAGCCGACTCCAGGAGCTCTGTTGTCGGTGGCTGAAGGTTGAGCGGTGCACCAAGGAGCAAATCCTGGAGTtgctgatcctggagcagttcctcagcATCCTGCCATTTGAGATCCAGAGTTTGGTGAGGGAATGTGGGCCTGATACttgttcccaggcggtggccctggccgaggAGTTCCTGCGGAGGCAGCAGGAAACAGAGAGATGGAAGCGTCAG GAGCTGATACCAtcggaggagggagagaagcgtTTTCCAGAGGTGGAGACTGCTCCCTTGGATCCCAGCCACAGCCAGCCTCGCAGggaagccaagcaggagagagaaaGCGAGAGCAGCCTCTTAG ATTACAGCCAAGTGAACAATGAACAGGAAAGACCCAGGCAAGTGGAAACAGCCTGGACATGCCAAAGAAGAGCCCCTGAGAGTGGTTTTCCTGAACATGAGCCAGGAACCATTCCTCAGAATCAGCACAGGCCAAAGATTGAGCCAGGGAACCGCACcaggaacagaccagtggtccccattTCTTCCACACCAAACAAGAAGACCGTCAATGAAACCATGTTGCCACCGATGCAAAACTCAAGCGGGGCTTTGGTGGAAGGCGTCCGACAGAACTCAGCCCTTTCCAAAGGAGAAAGCGCCCCTGGTCAGGATAAGCTGTACAATAAATGTTCCATCTGCGGCAAAACCTTCAGCAAGAGTTCCCACCTTCACTTCCACCAGCGGACCCATGACGTGGAGAAACCCTACAAATGTACGCAGTGCGGGAGCAGCTTCCACTCCCGCCAAGGCCTCATTTATCACCAGAGGAGCCATGCGGGAGAGAAGCCGTACAAATGCTCTTTCTGCGGGAAGACCTTCAGTCAGAGTTCGCACCTCCTtgtccataagagaagccacacggGGGAAAAGCCCTTCAAGTGCCTGTCCTGTGGGAAGTGTTTTAGCCGCAACTCCCTCCTTACCGTCCACgagagaacccacactggggagaagcccTACAAGTGTTCTCAGTGTGGGAGCCGCTTCCATTCTGGCTCTGGGCTGATCAACCACAAGCGGATCCATGCTGGGGTGAAGCCTTACAAATGTCCAGCCTGCGGGCGGGATTTCATCCGCAAGGCTCACCTCATTCGGCACCAGAGCATTCACAGCGACGGCAAGGCCAGCACTTAA
- the LOC132571882 gene encoding zinc finger protein ZFP2-like, translating to MKMEEQDPARCIQREESEDAGKDPHVLQRGSLREGHTRVQLVKQEPCEGLLQHWEAQWQEFLKTVESPHSNWAIPQVPKEPATPWSDPKAFLATFEQVAEACQWPREEWAAQLLPALHGEAEEAFSRLKVKDREDYGKVKAAILRGEALKREKLRQHFRRFRYQEAEGPRGTWLRLQELCHGWLKVERHTKEEILEMLILEQLLSILPAEIQSWVRKRGPETCSQAVALAEDFLHRDAERMEKQVLTLLAEAAVSFSDAGQAPGHSGQKQLCLETKKEDEASLLGKGYWVCVFFLAAVKGYLNLSAEQKYTSGGSQPERPYGTSVGRAEENIVPCVKQGSFPEKWQRREFQETHPEKRPHQSPPCMESHRAVSEATVQQKVHHDYRQMRTFEENNTQQETLERIGWYEMYPGSSRDVSLHRRERAQKAPYQCTECGKSLSRKDNLTRHQQMHAGKKKPHQCSSCLKTFRDKSHLIRHERIHTGEKPFSCSVCGKSFSCNSYLIVHERIHTGEKPYKCAVCGKSFSCNSYLLRHKRMHTGDRPYKCPVCGKKFTCNSNLILHKRTHTGERPYKCSACAKTFRQRSHLIFHERIHTKEKPFKCSACGKSFGRNAQLIQHKRSHTGEKHYQCPICGKKFSCTSYLIQHERIHGWDKPYKCPDCGKTFRRSAELSSHQRTHTGEKPYQCFECGKTFSWSAGLTSHQRTHTGEKPYRCSTCGKSFSRKRLLIMHGLLHMGEKPLQCATCGESFSLNSHLVRHEKTHMVEAT from the exons ATGAAAATGGAGGAGCAAGACCCAGCACGGTGTATACAAAGGGAGGAATCagaggatgctgggaaagatCCCCATGTCCTCCAGCGTGGAAGTCTTAGAGAGGGCCACACCAGAGTGCAGCTGGTGAAACAGGAGCCATGTGAAGGGCTGCTTCAGCACTGGGAGGCACAGTGGCAGGAGTTCCTGAAGACGGTGGAGTCCCCTCATTCAAATTGGGCCATCCCACAGGTGCCGAAGGAGCCCGCCACACCGTGGAGCGACCCAAAGGCCTTTCTGGCCACCTTTGAACAGGTGGCCGAAGCCTGCCAGTGGCCCAGGGAAGAATGGgcagcccagcttctgccggccCTCCATGGGGAAGCCGAGGAGGCCTTTAGCCGGCTGAAGGTCAAAGACAGAGAGGATTATGGGAAGGTGAAGGCAGCCATCTTGCGAGGGGAGGCCTTGAAGAGGGAGAAGCTGCGCCAGCACTTCCGGCGCTTCCGCTACCAGGAGGCGGAGGGGCCAAGAGGGACATGGCTGCGgctccaggagctttgccatggtTGGCTGAAAGTTGAGAGGCACACCAAGGAGGAGATCCTGGAGATGCTGATCCTGGAGCAGCTCCTGAGCATCCTCCCAGCAGAGATCCAGAGCTGGGTGCGGAAGCGAGGGCCAGAGACCTGCTCCCAAGCGGTGGCCTTAGCTGAGGATTTCCTGCACAGAGACGcagagagaatggaaaaacag GTACTGACGCTGCTTGCAGAGGCAGCTGTGAGCTTCTCTGATGCAGGCCAGGCTCCAGGTCATTCCGGGCAGAAGCAGCTATGCTTGGAAACCAAAAAGGAAGATGAGGCCAGCTTGCTTGGTAAGGGTTACTGG GTATGTGTTTTCTTTCTTGCAGCTGTGAAAGGCTACCTAAATTTAAGCGCTGAGCAAAAATATACCTCAGGTGGCTCACAGCCAGAGCGACCCTATGGGACATCAGTGGGAAGAGCAGAGGAAAATATTGTTCCCTGTGTCAAGCAGGGCAGCTTCCCTGAGAAGTGGCAGAGAAGGGAGTTCCAGGAAACCCATCCAGAGAAGAGACCACATCAATCACCTCCTTGTATGGAAAGTCACAGGGCGGTCAGCGAAGCCACAGTTCAGCAGAAAGTTCACCATG ATTACAGGCAGATGAGAACCTTTGAAGAGAATAACACTCAACAGGAAACCCTGGAGCGAATAGGCTGGTATGAGATGTATCCAGGGAGCTCAAGAGACGTTTCCCTCCACCGTCGGGAAAGAGCCCAGAAGGCACCTTACCAGTGCACGGAGTGCGGGAAAAGCCTCAGCCGCAAAGACAACCTGACGagacatcagcagatgcatgctGGGAAAAAGAAGCCCCACCAATGCTCTTCCTGCTTGAAAACCTTCCGGGACAAGTCCCACCTTATCCGGCACGAGAGAATCCACACGGGGGAAAAGCCCTTCAGCTGTTCTGTCTgcgggaaaagcttcagctgcaaCTCGTATCTCATTGTTCAcgaaagaatccacacaggggagaagccatacaaGTGCGCCgtgtgtgggaagagcttcagctGCAATTCCTACCTCCTCCGCCACAAGAGGATGCATACGGGGGACCGGCCGTACAAGTGCCCCGTTTGCGGAAAGAAGTTCACTTGCAATTCCAACTTGATTTTGCACAAAAGGACCCACACCGGAGAGAGGCCCTACAAGTGTTCCGCTTGCGCCAAGACCTTCCGCCAGAGGTCCCACCTGATTTTCCACGAGAGGATCCACACCAAAGAGAAGCCCTTCAAGTGCTCAGCCTGTGGGAAGAGCTTTGGCCGTAATGCGCAGCTGATTCAGCACAAGCGGAGCCACACAGGCGAGAAGCACTACCAGTGCCCCATCTGCGGGAAGAAGTTCAGTTGCACGTCGTACTTGATTCAGCACGAACGGATCCACGGGTGGGACAAGCCGTACAAGTGCCCGGACTGCGGGAAGACCTTCCGGAGGAGCGCGGAGCTCTCTtcgcaccaaagaacccacactggggaaaaACCGTATCAGTGCTTTGAATGTGGGAAGACTTTCAGCTGGAGCGCTGGCCTGACCTcccaccagagaacccacactggggagaaaccataccgTTGTTCGACGTGCGGGAAGAGCTTCAGTCGGAAACGGCTGCTGATCATGCATGGTCTCTTGCACATGGGGGAGAAACCACTTCAATGCGCCACATGCGGGGAAAGCTTCAGCCTGAATTCGCATCTTGTTAGACATGAAAAAACCCACATGGTGGAAGCCACATAA
- the LOC132571883 gene encoding zinc finger protein 239-like, which produces MMDTEEVRLVGPSQRKMTENVFQKKEQSSQNQCAPRKQEGSHSRDSTRKRPKKRMSKSILGGTNKALSETLLDHHAEGTPFECTICGKSFSSNSEITRHKRTHTGEKPYKCSFCGKTFTQSYHRVVHERSHTGDNPYECSVCGKRFSRNSHLIIHERIHTGERPFKCSTCGKCFSSKSHLVVHERIHTGEKPYECPTCGKGFACKSSLILHGKTHSGERPHKCSVCGKCFARNATLVIHHRTHTEKPYHCSACGKGFHHQKHLLKHEKNHIEMFALSIQ; this is translated from the coding sequence ATGATGGACACAGAGGAAGTCAGACTGGTTGGGCCTTCCCAAAGAAAGATGACAGAGAATGTCTTCCAGAAGAAGGAACAGTCTTCTCAGAATCAGTGTGCTCccaggaagcaggaaggaagcCACTCTAGAGATAGCACAAGGAAGCGGCCAAAGAAAAGAATGAGCAAGTCCATTCTTGGTGGGACCAACAAAGCCCTCAGTGAAACCCTCCTAGATCACCACGCAGAAGGGACTCCATTCGAATGCACAATCTGTGGGAAGAGTTTCAGCAGTAATTCAGAGATTACTAGGCACAAAAggacccacacgggggagaaaccatacaaatgctctTTCTGTGGGAAAACCTTCACTCAGAGCTACCACCGCGTTGTTCATGAGAGATCTCACACGGGAGACAACCCTTATGAGTGTTCTGTCTGTGGGAAGCGCTTCAGTCGTAATTCGCACCTTATCATCCACGAGCGTATCCACACTGGGGAGAGACCCTTTAAGTGTTCGACCTGTGGGAAGTGCTTCAGTTCGAAGTCACACCTTGTCGTCCACGAAAGAATCCACACCGGGGAAAAACCTTACGAATGCCCGACGTGCGGGAAGGGGTTTGCTTGCAAGTCGTCCCTAATTTTACATGGCAAGACTCATTCTGGGGAGAGACCGCACAAGTGCTCTGTCTGCGGGAAGTGCTTTGCCCGCAACGCGACCTTGGTCATACACCACCGGACCCACACAGAGAAACCATACCACTGTTCTGCCTGTGGGAAAGGTTTCCATCATCAAAAGCATCTTTTGAAACATGAAAAAAACCACATAGAAATGTTCGCATTAAGCATCCAATAA